The proteins below are encoded in one region of Amycolatopsis acidiphila:
- a CDS encoding MFS transporter, translated as MQEEQLVRGPRVGTAGTGRRSRVRWIVIGLAALGTTIAYVDRGNLSVAMPFMQHDLHLDPAMKGIVLSSFFWTYAIAQLPSGWLIDRLGARIMYAAAAAWWGVFTGAVSLARGLGSILGLRLLLGIGEAPIMPSNTKVVSEWFPRHERAFASSIFNSGTEAGSALSLPICTLLIGLLGWRWSFAATGVLGLLWAVGWATFYRKPRQHRRASPEEVAYIEDGNALADESEHAKERALRWRDLLRYRSAWGLVLGYICRATVVYFFVTWFPSYLADARGMKLLEVGLFGVIPGLTSIAMGWSGGWLSDRLLRRGTRLAMARKIPLVVGMLGGSLIALAAVVPSAGLAVALLAISYGFLGFAGGSVWALPADIAPSARNVGALASLQNFGSQIGGILSPIVVGALVGASGGYVLPLLVIGGVTVVGAAIYGLMIKVEPLPTPN; from the coding sequence GTGCAAGAGGAACAACTCGTGCGGGGCCCGCGGGTGGGCACCGCGGGCACCGGCAGGCGCAGCCGGGTCCGGTGGATCGTCATCGGGCTCGCCGCGCTGGGCACGACGATCGCCTACGTCGACCGCGGCAACCTCAGCGTGGCGATGCCGTTCATGCAGCACGACCTGCACCTCGACCCGGCGATGAAGGGCATCGTCCTCTCGTCGTTCTTCTGGACCTATGCGATCGCGCAGCTGCCCTCGGGCTGGCTCATCGACCGGCTGGGCGCCAGGATCATGTACGCGGCCGCGGCCGCGTGGTGGGGCGTCTTCACCGGTGCCGTCTCGCTCGCGCGGGGTCTCGGGTCGATCCTCGGGCTGCGGTTGCTCCTGGGCATCGGTGAGGCGCCGATCATGCCCTCCAACACGAAGGTCGTGTCGGAATGGTTCCCGCGGCACGAGCGCGCGTTCGCGTCGAGCATCTTCAACTCCGGCACCGAGGCCGGTTCGGCGCTCTCGCTGCCCATCTGCACCCTGCTCATCGGGCTGCTCGGCTGGCGGTGGTCGTTCGCCGCGACGGGGGTCCTCGGCCTGCTGTGGGCGGTCGGCTGGGCCACCTTCTACCGCAAGCCGCGACAGCACCGCCGCGCCTCACCCGAGGAGGTCGCCTACATCGAGGACGGCAACGCACTGGCCGACGAGTCCGAGCACGCGAAAGAGCGGGCGTTGCGCTGGCGAGACCTGCTGCGCTACCGCAGCGCCTGGGGTCTCGTGCTCGGCTACATCTGCCGGGCGACCGTCGTGTACTTCTTCGTCACGTGGTTTCCCAGCTACCTGGCCGACGCGCGCGGCATGAAACTGCTCGAAGTGGGGCTGTTCGGCGTCATCCCCGGCCTGACTTCCATCGCGATGGGCTGGAGCGGCGGCTGGCTGTCCGACCGGCTGCTGCGCCGGGGCACGCGTCTGGCGATGGCGCGGAAGATCCCCCTCGTCGTCGGCATGCTCGGCGGCTCGCTCATCGCGCTTGCGGCCGTCGTGCCGAGCGCGGGACTGGCCGTCGCGCTGCTGGCGATCTCCTACGGTTTCCTCGGTTTCGCCGGCGGCTCGGTGTGGGCGCTGCCCGCGGACATCGCGCCGAGCGCGCGGAACGTAGGAGCGCTGGCGAGCCTGCAGAACTTCGGCTCGCAGATCGGCGGCATCCTGTCCCCGATCGTGGTCGGTGCGCTGGTCGGGGCCTCCGGCGGGTACGTGCTGCCGCTGCTGGTCATCGGCGGCGTGACGGTGGTGGGGGCGGCGATCTACGGATTGATGATCAAGGTGGAGCCGCTGCCCACGCCGAACTGA
- a CDS encoding Ldh family oxidoreductase produces MADDHVLSFAELRRFTVELVGRFGAPGEIAEEVGSHLVRANLSGHDSHGVARLPQYLAQIDKGALVPGARPELLTETDVLAVMDAKRGFGQYTSIVALEWAMSHAQRHGLAAVSIRRSMHVGRLGEYSERAAEAGLVALVTAGSAGENVGGVGLPGARGRYFGTNPWSFGFPSTADPVVFDGSMSTVAEGKVRLARATGKTLPDGCIVDGAGRPSTDPEDFYAGGALLPLGGRTAGHKGYGLALVSALLGGLSAVGDTEPTVLGAQVAGDGDPRGRVSGMFVLVLDPAAFAPDGYPELVGEVAAGLKRAPGEPGALLPGEPEVTTRHARSEAGISLPDATWRDLGELAARFDVAVPRA; encoded by the coding sequence ATGGCCGACGATCACGTTCTTTCGTTCGCCGAGCTTCGGCGGTTCACCGTGGAGCTCGTGGGGCGGTTCGGCGCACCGGGCGAGATCGCCGAGGAGGTGGGCTCCCACCTGGTCCGCGCGAACCTGTCCGGGCACGACTCGCACGGCGTGGCCCGGCTACCGCAGTACCTGGCGCAGATCGACAAGGGCGCGCTCGTGCCCGGCGCGCGGCCGGAGCTGTTGACCGAGACCGACGTGCTCGCCGTGATGGACGCGAAGCGGGGGTTCGGCCAGTACACCTCGATCGTCGCACTGGAGTGGGCCATGTCACACGCGCAGCGGCACGGGCTCGCAGCGGTATCCATCCGCCGTTCCATGCACGTCGGACGGCTGGGCGAGTACTCCGAGCGCGCGGCCGAGGCCGGTCTCGTCGCGCTCGTGACCGCCGGTTCGGCCGGGGAGAACGTGGGCGGTGTGGGCCTGCCGGGCGCACGCGGGCGCTACTTCGGCACCAACCCGTGGTCGTTCGGCTTCCCCAGCACCGCCGACCCCGTCGTGTTCGACGGCTCGATGTCCACGGTGGCCGAGGGAAAGGTCCGGCTTGCCCGGGCGACCGGGAAGACACTGCCCGACGGGTGCATCGTCGACGGTGCAGGCCGGCCGAGCACCGATCCCGAGGACTTCTACGCGGGCGGCGCGTTGCTGCCGCTGGGCGGCCGCACCGCCGGCCACAAGGGGTACGGCCTCGCACTCGTGTCCGCCCTGCTCGGCGGGCTGTCCGCCGTCGGCGACACCGAACCGACGGTGCTCGGTGCCCAGGTGGCCGGGGACGGCGACCCGCGCGGCCGGGTGTCCGGGATGTTCGTACTGGTGCTCGACCCCGCGGCCTTCGCGCCGGACGGTTATCCCGAACTCGTCGGCGAGGTCGCGGCGGGGCTGAAGCGGGCGCCGGGCGAGCCGGGGGCGTTGCTGCCGGGCGAGCCCGAGGTCACCACGCGCCATGCCCGGTCGGAGGCGGGGATCTCGCTGCCGGACGCCACCTGGCGCGACCTTGGCGAGCTGGCCGCCCGGTTCGACGTCGCAGTGCCCCGGGCGTGA
- a CDS encoding hydroxyacid dehydrogenase produces MTAFRVLVPQAVDEAGIAALTDAGLDVVQPPNADIETVRRVVRDCDAVLLRTVVLDAAVLAGAPRLKVIARHGVGVDNIDLAYCAARGIVVTNAPESNTVAVAEHTLALLLAVAKNLRAADRAVRAGEFAARHHLGGIELAGRTLGVIGLGRIGRLVAQRAEAGLGMRVRGHDPAATGPDVVGLPELLAASDVVSLHVPLTTGTAGFFGAAEFAALKPGAYLVNCSRGGVVDETALRTALDRGQLAGAALDVFATEPLPAAHPLASDPRVLLTPHMAAHTGESLARMAVDAANEIIAVSRGEQPRWPVPLPGRS; encoded by the coding sequence GTGACCGCCTTCCGCGTGCTCGTGCCGCAGGCGGTCGACGAGGCGGGGATCGCCGCACTCACCGACGCCGGCCTGGACGTCGTCCAGCCGCCGAACGCGGACATCGAGACGGTCCGGCGAGTCGTCCGGGACTGCGACGCGGTCCTGCTGCGCACGGTCGTGCTCGACGCGGCCGTACTCGCCGGCGCCCCGCGCCTCAAGGTGATCGCGCGCCACGGCGTCGGGGTCGACAACATCGATCTCGCCTACTGCGCCGCGCGAGGCATCGTGGTGACCAACGCGCCGGAGTCGAACACCGTCGCGGTCGCCGAGCACACGCTGGCCCTGCTGCTGGCCGTGGCGAAGAACCTCCGGGCGGCCGATCGCGCCGTACGGGCGGGCGAGTTCGCGGCACGGCACCACCTCGGCGGGATCGAGCTGGCGGGCCGGACGCTCGGGGTGATCGGGCTGGGGCGGATCGGCAGGCTGGTCGCGCAGCGGGCCGAAGCAGGGCTCGGGATGCGCGTCCGCGGCCACGACCCGGCAGCCACGGGTCCCGACGTGGTGGGGTTGCCGGAACTGCTCGCGGCCTCGGACGTGGTCAGCCTGCACGTGCCGCTCACCACGGGCACGGCGGGCTTCTTCGGCGCCGCGGAGTTCGCCGCGCTGAAGCCGGGGGCGTACCTGGTGAACTGTTCCCGGGGCGGTGTGGTGGACGAGACGGCGCTGCGGACGGCACTCGACCGCGGGCAGCTCGCGGGCGCGGCACTGGACGTGTTCGCGACCGAGCCGCTGCCCGCGGCGCATCCGCTCGCCTCCGACCCCCGCGTACTGCTCACCCCGCACATGGCGGCGCACACCGGCGAGTCACTGGCGCGCATGGCGGTCGACGCGGCGAACGAGATCATCGCCGTCTCTCGCGGAGAGCAGCCGCGGTGGCCGGTGCCCCTTCCCGGGAGGAGCTGA
- a CDS encoding CaiB/BaiF CoA transferase family protein, with protein sequence MKPLQILRDVKIVAFTQFLLGPASVQYLSDLGADVIKVEQPGRGAYERSWSGGNTYVEGVSAFFLLSHRNVRSVTIDLKSPEGQRAAVRLASSADVVVDNFRPGVLDRLGVGYEKLSELRPDLIYACGSGYGSDSPYRDLPGQDLLLQAMTGLAAATGRAGDPPTPAGAAVVDQHAAALLAMGILAALHHRQRTGEGQRVEATMVQAALDLQLEPVVYHLNGGLVERPTEALGSSFHEAPYGVYETADDFIALSLSPVAKISAALGDPAELREFLDPAVKLSRREQIRRALGPLLLNRSAKELLALFREHGIWCAPVNDYDAVFADPVVAHLNPVLEFEHPKAGTVKVLKHPVRFSSGEPEMRTPPPELGEHTEAVLSELGYSAEEITKLREADVV encoded by the coding sequence ATGAAACCCCTGCAGATCCTGCGTGACGTCAAGATCGTCGCGTTCACCCAGTTCCTCCTCGGCCCGGCGAGCGTGCAGTACCTCAGCGACCTCGGCGCGGACGTGATCAAGGTGGAGCAGCCCGGGCGCGGCGCGTACGAGCGGTCCTGGTCGGGCGGCAACACGTACGTCGAGGGCGTGAGCGCTTTCTTCCTGCTGTCGCACCGGAACGTGCGAAGCGTGACGATCGACCTGAAGTCGCCGGAGGGGCAGCGCGCCGCGGTCCGGCTCGCGTCGAGCGCCGATGTCGTGGTGGACAACTTCCGGCCGGGAGTGCTCGACCGCCTCGGCGTCGGCTACGAAAAGCTGTCGGAGCTGCGCCCCGACCTGATCTACGCCTGCGGGTCCGGCTACGGCTCCGACAGCCCTTACCGCGACCTGCCGGGGCAGGACCTGCTCCTGCAGGCGATGACCGGGCTGGCCGCGGCGACCGGCCGTGCCGGGGACCCACCGACCCCGGCGGGCGCGGCGGTCGTCGACCAGCATGCCGCGGCTCTGCTGGCGATGGGCATCCTCGCCGCGCTACACCACCGGCAGCGCACCGGCGAGGGCCAGCGGGTGGAGGCGACGATGGTGCAGGCGGCGCTCGACCTGCAACTGGAGCCCGTGGTGTACCACCTCAACGGTGGCCTCGTGGAGCGCCCGACGGAGGCGCTCGGCTCCAGTTTCCACGAGGCGCCCTACGGGGTGTACGAGACGGCCGACGATTTCATCGCGTTGTCGCTCAGCCCGGTCGCCAAGATCAGCGCGGCGCTCGGCGATCCTGCCGAACTGCGGGAGTTCCTGGACCCGGCGGTGAAACTCAGCCGGCGCGAACAGATCCGGCGTGCGCTCGGCCCACTGTTGCTCAACCGCTCCGCGAAGGAACTGCTCGCGTTGTTCCGCGAGCACGGGATCTGGTGCGCACCCGTCAACGACTACGACGCCGTCTTCGCCGACCCGGTGGTGGCGCATCTGAATCCGGTGCTGGAGTTCGAGCATCCCAAGGCGGGCACGGTGAAGGTGCTCAAGCATCCCGTGCGGTTCAGCTCCGGCGAACCGGAAATGCGCACCCCACCGCCCGAACTGGGCGAGCACACCGAAGCGGTACTGAGCGAGCTCGGCTATTCGGCCGAGGAGATCACCAAGCTTCGGGAGGCCGACGTTGTCTGA
- a CDS encoding SDR family NAD(P)-dependent oxidoreductase: MSESLFSLQGTVAVVTGGARGIGKAAARALAEHGAGLLLVDRLEAELASTAAELAETGAAVDTLLADITADDIGERIRAAAIEAGPVGVVVNAAGVMVRSAITELTVAELDTLWRVNVRGTVEVTQALLPQLIERGYGKIINVGSLGSVRGLERRTGYATSKGAVAQYTVSLASEAGAYGIRANVVAPGYVATDMASPWIYGDADRTERLRARIPLGQFATPADLAGTFVFLAAPASDYVTGQILLVDGGWTTT, from the coding sequence TTGTCTGAAAGCCTGTTTTCCTTGCAGGGCACGGTCGCCGTCGTGACCGGTGGCGCGCGCGGAATCGGGAAGGCGGCGGCACGGGCGCTCGCCGAGCACGGGGCCGGACTGCTGCTAGTGGACCGGCTCGAGGCGGAACTGGCCTCGACGGCGGCCGAGCTCGCCGAGACGGGCGCCGCGGTGGACACCCTGCTCGCCGACATCACGGCAGACGACATCGGCGAACGAATCCGAGCCGCGGCGATCGAAGCCGGGCCGGTCGGGGTGGTGGTCAACGCCGCCGGGGTGATGGTGCGGTCCGCGATCACCGAGCTCACCGTGGCCGAGCTGGACACCCTGTGGCGGGTGAACGTGCGGGGCACCGTGGAGGTCACCCAGGCCCTGCTACCACAGCTGATCGAGCGGGGCTACGGCAAGATCATCAACGTCGGTTCGCTGGGTTCGGTCCGCGGCCTGGAACGGCGGACGGGGTACGCGACCAGCAAGGGCGCGGTCGCGCAGTACACGGTCAGCCTCGCCAGCGAGGCCGGTGCGTACGGGATCAGGGCGAACGTGGTGGCGCCCGGCTACGTCGCCACGGACATGGCCTCTCCGTGGATCTACGGCGACGCCGACCGCACCGAACGGCTCCGGGCCCGGATCCCGCTCGGGCAGTTCGCCACGCCCGCGGACCTGGCCGGCACGTTCGTGTTCCTCGCCGCCCCGGCGTCGGACTACGTCACCGGCCAGATCCTGCTCGTCGACGGTGGCTGGACCACCACCTGA
- a CDS encoding enoyl-CoA hydratase/isomerase family protein, protein MTVHCGLDNGVAELVVDNPPLNLLTLAVRAELAAHARRLAGDESCRVVVVRGAGDRAFSAGSDIREFPSDEAGGFERADLEHGWFDALAELPQPTIAAVHGHTLGGGLELALTCDIRVADEQAHLGFPEAGLGLVPCGGGTARLPHLVGAARAQLLLLSTERITAGQALAYGLVDKVAPAGRLREMVAELAASIAAAPGATTRAIKAAVRTSVTEGVDARLAAERRFGGPLFATERAQQAVRGFLKERS, encoded by the coding sequence GTGACCGTCCACTGCGGACTGGACAACGGCGTGGCCGAGCTGGTCGTGGACAACCCGCCGCTCAACCTGCTCACGCTCGCCGTCCGCGCCGAGCTCGCGGCACATGCCCGCCGCCTGGCGGGGGACGAGTCCTGCCGGGTGGTCGTGGTGCGCGGGGCGGGGGACCGGGCCTTCTCGGCCGGTTCCGACATCCGGGAGTTCCCGTCGGACGAGGCGGGCGGCTTCGAACGCGCCGATCTCGAACACGGCTGGTTCGACGCGCTCGCCGAGCTTCCGCAGCCGACCATCGCCGCCGTGCACGGCCACACTCTCGGTGGCGGCCTGGAACTCGCGTTGACCTGCGATATCCGGGTGGCCGACGAACAAGCACACCTGGGCTTCCCGGAGGCGGGGCTCGGGCTGGTGCCCTGTGGCGGTGGCACCGCCCGGCTGCCGCATCTCGTCGGCGCGGCCAGGGCGCAGCTGCTGTTGCTGTCCACGGAACGGATCACCGCCGGGCAGGCGCTGGCGTACGGGCTCGTGGACAAGGTGGCTCCGGCAGGCCGGCTGCGCGAGATGGTGGCCGAGCTGGCGGCATCGATCGCGGCCGCACCGGGGGCCACCACCCGTGCCATCAAGGCCGCGGTCCGGACGAGCGTGACCGAAGGCGTCGACGCCAGGCTGGCCGCCGAGCGGCGTTTCGGCGGCCCGCTTTTCGCGACCGAGCGCGCGCAGCAGGCCGTGCGCGGCTTCCTGAAGGAGAGATCATGA